A region of Panthera uncia isolate 11264 chromosome D4, Puncia_PCG_1.0, whole genome shotgun sequence DNA encodes the following proteins:
- the LOC125926876 gene encoding olfactory receptor 2K2, producing the protein MSSDEMKINIRITTGAKKEMQGENLTIWSFFFLEGFSRYPKLEIVLFAFSLVMYLITLLGNSTLILVTVLESRLQTPMYLFLGNLSFMDICYTSASIPTLLVNLLSSQKTIVFSGCAVQMYLSLAMGSTECVLLAVMTYDRHVAICNSLRYPVIMNRQVCVQMAAVSWVMGCLTALLETTCALQIPLCGNLIDHFTCEILAVLKLACAHSLLMDVIMLVVSVLLLPIPMLLICISYVFILSTILRISSAEGRNKAFSTCGAHLTVVILYYGAALSMYLKPSSSSSQEVDKIISLLYGVLTPMLNPIIYSLRNKEVKDAMKKLLYRTHENL; encoded by the coding sequence ATGTCCTCAGATGAAATGAAGATTAATATTAGAATCACTACAGGTGCAAAAAAGGAGATGCAAGGAGAAAACCTCACCATTTGGagcttttttttcctggaggGTTTTTCTAGATACCCAAAGTTAGAGATTGTTCTCTTCGCCTTCAGTCTTGTGATGTATCTGATAACCCTCTTGGGCAACAGCACTCTTATTTTAGTCACTGTCCTAGAGTCACGCCTTCAAACCCCCATGTACTTATTCCTCGGAAATCTCTCTTTCATGGATATTTGTTACACGTCTGCTTCTATTCCCACGTTGCTGGTGAACTTGCTGTCATCCCAGAAAACCATTGTCTTTTCTGGGTGTGCTGTACAGATGTATCTGTCCCTTGCCATGGGCTCCACAGAGTGTGTGCTTCTGGCTGTGATGACGTATGACCGCCACGTGGCCATTTGCAACTCACTGAGATACCCCGTCATCATGAACAGGCAGGTCTGTGTGCAGATGGCCGCTGTCTCCTGGGTGATGGGTTGTCTGACTGCCCTGCTGGAAACCACTTGCGCCCTGCAGATACCCCTCTGTGGGAATCTCATAGACCACTTCACGTGTGAAATTCTGGCCGTGCTGAAGTTAGCTTGTGCACATTCCTTGCTCATGGACGTGATCATGCTGGTGGTCAGCGTGCTCCTCCTGCCCATCCCAATGCTCTTAATTTGTATCTCTTATGTCTTCATCCTTTCCACTATTCTGAGAATCAGctcagcagaaggaagaaacaaagctttTTCTACCTGTGGTGCCCACTTGACGGTGGTGATCTTGTACTATGGGGCTGCCCTCTCCATGTACCTAAAGCCTTCTTCCTCAAGCTCCCAAGAAGTAGATAAAATCATTTCACTGCTTTATGGAGTGCTCACCCCTATGTTGAACCCCATAATTTacagtttaagaaacaaagaagtcAAAGATGCCATGAAAAAACTATTGTATCGAACACATGAAAATCTCTGA